Genomic segment of Chryseobacterium culicis:
AAACCAGCAAAAAAAGCTCAGACTGGCCGAAGTTGATTGTCCGGAAAGTGGGCAGGCCTTCGGAAAAAATGCGAAACAATTCACTTCAGCTCAGGTATTTGGGAAAACGGTAAGTTTTGTGGAAACGAATACGGACCGCTATGGAAGATCCATTGCAAAAGTGTATTATGATGACGGAAAATACCTTTCCAAAGAGCTTATCAAAGCAGGGATGGGATGGTGGTATTTTTCCTATTCAAAAGATGCTTCATTGGGGAAAATTCAGGAAAACGCCAAAAGTAAAAAGATGGGCCTTTGGCAGGATATTAATGCCGTTGCTCCTTGGGATTACCGTAAAATGAAACGTGATCTTAGGAATAATAAGAAAATTGAGGCTGCTAAAACCGGAACAAAGGCAAAAGCTGTGGCGTAAACATTTGGTCATGAAGCTAGAAGATAAGGATGATTTATGAAAACTTATCGTGTTGAATATGCTTTGTTTTTTTTAAAAGACAACACAAAAGTAAAGTAACCGTTCTTGAAATTTGATATGAAAAGGATT
This window contains:
- a CDS encoding thermonuclease family protein, encoding MKRLMLMYVLFPVFLFSQTTGKVIKISDGDTITLLLKGNQQKKLRLAEVDCPESGQAFGKNAKQFTSAQVFGKTVSFVETNTDRYGRSIAKVYYDDGKYLSKELIKAGMGWWYFSYSKDASLGKIQENAKSKKMGLWQDINAVAPWDYRKMKRDLRNNKKIEAAKTGTKAKAVA